The Electrophorus electricus isolate fEleEle1 chromosome 15, fEleEle1.pri, whole genome shotgun sequence genome segment AGCAATTTTAGCAgtttttatctgtgtgtggtgtatatacgtgtattgCAGGGCAGCATGTGGTGCAGGGCAGCTGCACAGTGACTAAGGCCGATATTGTTTGGACTCACGAGTCTGGCACTGGAAGCCCTCCCAGCCTGCAGGACACTGGCAGGTGTTGGGACCCAAACACTCGCCTCCATTTTTACACTTTTGCAAACACACCGCTACACATGGAACACACATTACAACATTACACGTTTCTTAGTAAACCTTCATCATCAAACatcatcaaacacagacacaagattttttaaatattgctcCAAGTAACTGAATCCTGAATTGTAagtattacatttttcaaacatcAACCATTTTATAAAAAAGACCCAAGCATAATAAAACAGGAGTATGCtaatttatgtaaatttaaGTACTGTCATATCCTGGGTACAGTCAGGAAAGCGCAAGTTCACTCACGGATGTTGCAAATCTTCCCATGCCAACCAGAGACACACGAACAAGTGCTGGGTCCCACACACTTTCCTTTGTTCATGCACATGGgatcacacacacctaaacaaacATAGGCTTTTACAAGTAGTTCCAATATGACATATGTAACattaaaaactgtaaaagaaaGTATACAATTCCTTTGGCTTGCAGACAACCacactccagaaaaaaaaagccagtgcAGAGTTTgacatttaatgttaattgaaGCCACTAAGTAAATATGAAACCCACTCTTTTGACATCTCTTTCCAGTATAGCCTTCTGGACAGGAACACACGTTATTTCTCATGCACTGTCCACGGTTTTTGCAGGGAGGGCTGCAGACAGCtacaacacacagaacatagGGCACATCAGTCTACTCACACTGCCCTAAAGCCCCCTCAGAACCCAGAACACTCCATCTAGTCCATGATGCTCTCTGAACAGCAATGCTCCCACAAGCCTGCTAAAGTATgaattatgaaatattttttaaaatgttaactaTTATAGAAAGTTTAGACCTTATCTCAGTCGCAATTACTGACAATCAAGGCTTGCAAAAAGGTGTCAGTACTGCACCTATCTGACACTGTGACCCATAGAAGCCAGTGGGGCAGGCACAGACGCCGGGTTTGATGCAGGTGCCGCCGTTTAGACACACAGGCTTACAGTCCGCTAAAAGGGGAACAGAGAATCCCAAACAAATATAGGatagggacagagagagggtcAAAATGAAAAGGTCAACACATCTTAGCATAAAGAAAAAGCCACAATCGCAAACCCAGCCTGAAGACATAAAGCAGGCACCTGAGTTACACGTTGGTCCAAACCAGCCAGGTTTGCACTCGCACACATccggggacacacacacaccgccattCTCACAGTGCCTGTTACACACCACTGCAGACACAAGCAATAAATGCAGTCAATATACATTACCAACACCCGAGAAAGTGAAGAGAGGATGACGTGGCAACATGACTTGCTCAGTAATTACTGACTGTTACCCCCAATAAAAATTAACCTGAATCTTGTGTTGTGGGTTTAAAGAGCATGCTCACTAATTTCACACCGTGGGCCCACATAACCATAGGGGCAGGTACACAGGTTTCTGGCCAAACAGCTGCCAGCGTTTTGACATGGAGGATTACAGTTAGCTGAAAGACAAGGCAGAGGACACATTTTAACCCAGATTAAGCTCAGGTCCCACCAACTTGAGGAGGAAGGGGAGAAAGTGTGGAGCTCACCTTCCTCACAGGTTGGCCCGCTGTATCCTACAGGGCACTTGCACACGTTGGGCttcacacacttccctctgttcTTGCAGTCAGGACGACAGACGGCTGATAGAACAAAAAGACTCAGATCATGGTTccagggtggtggtggggggtgcaTGGGAAGTGTAGACGTTTAGGGTAAAAGCTCCTATACATAGGTTAGTGGGTGGAATGTGCATGTCACCTATGTGGCAGTTATAGCCAGTGTATCCTTCTTTGCAGGTGCAGGTGTTAGGCAGCGTGCACTCCATGTTCTGACCACATGGATAACGACACAGCgctgtacacacaacacaactacCACTTAAAACAACAAAGTGAGCCTAAAAGCCTCACACTGAATAACACCGAAAACTAGTTGACCCATAGCCTATAGCATTAAAACAGTACAGACCATCACTGATGAAGCGATAGCATTAGAGGGAGGAGCTCACCTTTACAAGTGATGCCATTGCCCTGGTAACCATAGGGACAGGGACCACACTTGAAGTGTCCTGTGGGAGTGAGCTCACAAGGCACCCCGTAGAAGCAGATGGAGCCTGCGCAGGTCCTGTTGCCCCCGACGACCACATCCTCCGGGTCATGCTCATGTGGCTGCAGGTCGGCACCCAGAGGAGCTACAGGCTCAGCGGTTTGGTCAACACTGGAGACAGAGGCCTTTCTGTCGAGAACTGATGATCTCATCCTGCTGGATGGAAGCCTCTCGGCTCGAGCAGGGGGCTCAGCGGGTTTccgggaggaagaggaaatgacATCAGGGCTATCCCTTTCCCTGGTGCCTGGTGTCTGCCCTGTAAAAGACTGAAGGTCAGAGGGCCGAGCTTGAGGAATTGAACAAATGCTGGCATCATCTTCCTGCTTTCTGAACGTTGAAGTTGATGACACGCTGATGATACGGCACATGCTACTTTCCACCACCACATCATCAGTTACTGTCAAACCATCTCCACTCACTGGATGCTGATCTTGAAGCGCAGGTTTGGCCATTGCCATGGAGACCTGCAGGGCAGGGACCGCAGATGTACCCAACAGATATGAACCTGCTCTCAAAACACTGGACGCCTGGATAGCATGGGCGTCTGGAGCATGGACTCTGAGCTACCAAGGAAGCAGACACAGGAGAAACTAACAATGCAGGGCAAGAAAACTAATGTCAGAATGAATACAGAAAGACTTGGTGAGCCTTAATCTACTAAAGATCTTGATTTCTGGTTGTACTAAAACGACccatcattttaaatgaattggcAAATTTGCAACAgtatatttttacacacaaCATGACAAAATGCATTACTTTCTACAAACTAATTACAACATTCCTTCTAGTATTGAGCTGCAATCTCCTGCTTCCATTCTTTTATCTGTAGTGTAGAGTAACAAGTCTACCTGGAGCACGGCTGGGTTTGGTGGGTGTGAGCTTAACTCTCCCACGCCACTCGACTGCCGAGTCTTCACCCACATCGAGCAATGCTTTGCCTTTCAACACGTGATGAGTGGGCACTGTTAGTTCACActcttttaaatgaaaatgcatgcaAATCTAGAGTTTGAACAATGTGAGTTGGTGGTCATAAACATCTGTTACTTGTTACTCTCATGGCTCTACTGCAAAAATCAAAAAGCCTTGCCTTACTGGCTTGTAAATTCTATGTCCATCTTTCCACCTAATATTGCTTTAGTAATAATGCCAATAATAACATCAGTAGTTTCAGGACACAAGACATCATTTTGCTAAACTAATGTTTTGACACATACACGGTCCTTTTTCATTCTGTGTCAGCAGGCTTCAGTGAGCTTAATCTACTCATTAGGAGAGGGGGCGCTGAAAGGAGGCGTGGACTCACAGCTCCTCCCATCCCCACTAAggtgggcggggcagggcgCACATTCAAATGACCCTGGTGTGTTTTTACAGGCCACTCCAGgaaaacatggagacagcagGCACTCGTCAATGTCCTCCTCGCATCTCGCACCTGCAGGGCACACGACATCAAATGGACTAAAACGTTATTCATAAATGATAATAGAGAGCTGAGAGCTGCAACTAACAGCTACataaagacataaaaaaaatactgcgGTTAATAGTCATGTAGGCAAAGCAACAATTTACCAGTCCAGCCGGCTGCACAGCGACAGGTGAAGGAGTTTAGCCCGTCCACGCAGGCCCCCTTCCGGCAGGGGTTTGGTCTGCAGTCATCCACGTCAACCTCACACCTCTCACCCTCAAAACCGTCGGGGCAGGAACACAAGTACTCACCGCTGCCCGGGGGGAAGTTAATATTGGTAACACAAGAGGCCCCGTGCTGGCAGTCACATTGACGAACTGAGACCTGGAAAACGCGTGGTGAAAGTATTTACATGCACTATAAAGACATATGTTTAAAGCTAGATATCAGAGAAACATTAGATGTAAAAACATTAGAATGATAGAAACATAAGATGAGCTATATGTTAGCATGTTAGGTAAGTATCAGTACGTTCACATTTTAGGAAGCAAATTGGCACCCTCTAGTGGTCATGACAGACACAAAAATATGCGTCAGACATGCCAATATCTTGAGATAAACACTAACAAAAAGGACACGATATTTGTAATATCTGAATTTCTGAAAAACCAAACGGCTTCCCTCAGCCATTCTTATGTTCGCCTACACAGCTGAGCATCGCTCACCTCCACGACAGCCCGCCTCTCTGCATTACAGTCATCCGCCACAGCCAGTCCGAAGCTCACCGGCGAGGACGACAGGGCCTTCCAGATGAGCAGGCCAGCAGGTGAGAGAAACGCCTCTCTGGGACCAGACAGCAGCGTGAACAGAACTGTAGAGCCTTCTGGGTCAGCAGCTACAAACTGGTACACGAAGTTTTCCCCATAAAACGTCTGCAGTTTGGTTTGCTCTGAATGGAACACTGGAGGCTTGTTTTCTGGAACATCGGGATACGatcagaaagcaaaacattagCGTGTACATCCGTGATTTTGCTTACACTACTAGACACAGACCAGGCCAAATGGCTTAATGCACAAACTTCCCTTCTTAAATTggtgtaaatatttacatgaattcTTTCACGGGGGGGGCTTTGGGGATGTGTGTTCACTCAACAGATGAATCCACATGCATCATCGCTACCATCACTAGGCTTTACTCATGGGTGGTCCCTCCACACATAAAGAAGCAGAACTACATGTCCGTTGGGACAGAGCATGTGGAGGGCTTACTCTCAGCGACGGACCAGGTGTGCGTGGACAGAGCAGGGCGACAGGTGAGGCAGGGACTGCTGGGACTTCGCTCGTCCTTAACGTAACACTGGCCATCGATCTCACAGCTGCCGTTCTGAGGTGTCGGAGCATACATaacccaagcacacacaaattacTGCAGAGTCTGCAAATACAATCAAGTAATGGCTCAGCAAAGAAATCATTTGTCTTCACTTACTGAAAACCACTTTACAGGCATATTGCAGCTGCAAAGTTGGTGATGCTGGACTTCAGCAATAAAAGTGATGAGGAGTGGGAACAATCAGAGTGCTGTCAGACTGATCCCAGCAGGACTGGGGTCTGGATGGCAGCAGAAGTACAAAGGGCTAAATTGTTTCCAGTGGGTTCCTCAAAAATGCAACCATCAGGCCCTGTTGGCGAAGGAGCCATTCTGTCCAAATGCTTCATTATCTCACACGTCAAGATGAATGGGAGTGAAGCCCATAGTCTTGCTAAAGAGTGTTTGCTTTTGCTTTAGAGGAAGGCGTTTGAAGCTTGTAGGCGATCTCTGATCAGGGTGTTCAGGACCTAAAGTGTGTTTACGAGTGTTTGTGCAGGTGAACATTGCCCCTTTGATGATGTCTGCATAACCTTGCTAAACATGCTGTCTGTTGTAAAAGTTCCTGTTAGTCATAACAGGAatttctgtccttttctctgCGTGTTATCCGTCTgaacattattaatataaatcatGTTCTAATCTGTCTGTAAAGACTTAATTATATAGTCATTCGACTGTAAGTACCATCATTCTGTGGCACATTTCCAGCACTGGAATTTAACTCAGCTTCGAACAGGAAGCAAGCAAGAAGAAGGGCCGCGGTGCATGGCACACACCTTCAGAGCGCAGCGAACAGCAGTGCTGAGCACACACTCCTGACACGCTCCGTCGAACAGTGTGAACACCTTGGCATTGCTGAAGCTGTAGCCATCGTTGGACACCTGCACGGAACAGACGGACCAGGACCTGATTGGCTGACGGCAACGAGAACAGAAGCCCGGCCCCCGAACACGCTTGCAACACTGCCTCACCTTGATTTGCCATCGAGTGACTGGAGGGGGTGAGGCTTGAGCAGACTGAATGTCTTCTGCTGGCAGCTGACATTCTAACACAGAGGAGCTGAGGAACAAGGCAGGGCTCATCACAGACGCTCCCAGCGACCACTCACCGTCCACTATCTGTGCAAGGAAACAGCCCACgataagagcacacacacgcataagggtacacacacattttctgaaGCAGTGTCTTCAAATTGATTTCAAAATATCTGGCTGTTTTTGCTGTACCTTGCATTAATTTTTGGAAAGATTTTAAAGGATGAGCTGACTGGGATGTTACAAGAGCACATTTGACAGACTAAACAGAGTGTGGATACAGACAGACTTGATATAGTCATGCTAGACATCATCAGCGAGGATGCAGACAGACTGGATACAGACAGACTGTGTACAGGTAGACTGGATACAGACAGAGTGGATACAGACAGACTGTGTACAGGTAGACTGGATACAGACAGACTGGATACAGACAGACTGTGTACAGGTAGACTGGATACAGACAGAGTGGACACAGATAGACTGTGTACAGGTAGACTGGATACAGAGAGTGGAGGTCTTCACCTTCTCCTTCATAAATTCACATTTCAGCTCCCTGGAGTTGGTGAAAGCCTGTCCGAGGACACGGATGTTGGTGCAGAGGCTCTGTCGAACGTCACACAGCTCTCCAGGTTCCAAAGCGCTGATCTCTGGAGTCTGATCTGAACAGTCAAAATGCAGCAGACACATTCTACAGAGCACATTAGGGCCTCCCTGAAATAGGCAAGGacagtgggcagtggtagctcagtggttacggtaaTTCACTTGGAaacggaaggttgccagttcaagtcccattGCTGCCAAGTTACTGCTCTTGAGCCCCTGAGCAtaacctttaaccctcaactgctcaaagttgtactcagccataattgtaagttgctttggataaaagcatcaactaaatgCCGTACATGCTGTCTCAGTTAATTGCTATGAGtctgaaaatatataatgtgGTATTAATATTTAGCATTTCTAATCATAACAATGTACAATATACTGTTTACTGTAGGAAATTATACTGTTTGAAATTACTGGCTGACTTTCCTTTAATACACAACATTACACTATGGTTGTGACCTCGTTTTATGGCTCCAGATGCTCACCAGACGCTTGGCTGCAGTCATATGTGCTGAACCCAGGGAAGCACATGCATCCGCTCTCGGTGCACTGGCCGTTACCACTGCAGGAGCTCGGGCACCTGAGGAAAGCCAGCGTTTCCCGGGTCTCCTTCCTGCTCCCCACCTCCTCTGCCAGCCTCCTCTCACACTCGTTCTCCAGGAGGGGCAGGGTGGCACCCAGCCATGCCGCCTCGTCCTTTAGCTGCTGGTCCGCCACGCACATGTCAAGCGCGTGCTCCAGCACCTCACCCAGCAGACGCCGGCAGGCCAGCCCGACCGTGGAGTTCCGCAGGGCCCCCTCGCAGAGCTGCTGGGCGGCCGCCTCCGTCAGGCCGGACTCAGTGGGCCAGGTCGGTGCCGGTGCCTCGGGCTTGCTGGACACAGCGTGGTCCTCTGGGAAGTAATAGGCAAAGCTCTCCAGGTCTGAGTGGCTTAGACTCTGGAAGGCAGGGGATTGTCCGTGCCCCTGGTGCCTGCTTACAGAGTGGACAATCCGGGTGTCGGTGTCTGCTCCCCAAGCGGACTGGCTGGGCCTGTCTGGATGGAGAGAAGAGTCTGGGAAGCTGATGTAATCTGCTGTGACGTCCAGAGAGGGGATGATAGAAGGAGCGCGAAGGCGGGCCGTGTgcgagcaggaggaggagctagAGGGAGGGCGGGCTCTAGGTCTTGATAGGCCTGGCTCCTGACCACAGTGGCAGTAAGGGGGCATGCTTGCCGTGCTCTCATAGGCTGGGAGTTTGTCAAAAAGACTGCTGCTTGGTGCTAATCTagcaaaggagaaaaaaattttgtcatttatatacatttggCCCTGAATGGGATAAAAAATTAATCATTCATGATGTGGTAAAGTACAATTTTAAGCTACTTGtttgaaaatatatgtattattaacatacatgcatacatatatacacatacacacacacacacatacatatatatatatatatatatatatatatatatacgtgcaATATTTTAATGTGGTACTATGTCTTACACATTGTATAAGATGCACTGCTCCTACACTTTCGGCTGAGTTTTTATCATTCAATTAACATAATGGAATAAGGGGAGCTGGCTTCATGGTTAATGAAAAGTCCTACCTCCAGGCGTTAATGAAAGAAGCACTGTCCTGCACAGCTTTGCCACCCTCTCTATGGTAGTCATTGAGCGGCTGACCATCGAAAGTTCCACACAGGCCCTCAGTGTGGCCCCAATCTGAACCAGGGGCCGTCATGCTCAGACTCATGCCCCACTCCGCTACATCTGCCCTCACAAATGCCCCTGAGGAGAAGCTCACCTGCAAAGAACAGAGCACGTGCCCTCTGACCGATGGGAACTCAGCAACGAGAACCCTGTTTCCACAAAGGTAACAAGCCATTGTTCAAGTCTGGCTCTTTAAACAAACCAGTAAAGTGAGCAAGTGTCTGCTTTTTCCACCAGACACAACCCACACGTTATATTTCTTCATGCAATGTAACAGTTAGAAGAGAACTAGTCGCCCCCTCATATCTTTGCATACACTCTAGCCAAATGGCAGACCTAAGATTGAAGACAGCAGAGTTGGTGCTAACATCCGGTCTGAAGGTAAGTCCTCGTCGGAGAACGCAGCCTAGGTCTTTTTTTTCCGACTCACCGTGACTTTGCGGCCCTGATAGGACTCTGTGATGCGCATGTTGCTCTTCTCCTGACCTCTGCTCCTGACCGAGAGGCGAGGCTTCGTCTCTCCGGCCAACCCGTCGCACATGTCAAAGGTGACGACGTGGCCGGCGTCTCTGGCTGCGAAGCCGCAAGCGCAGGACGTGGGGTGAGGGGTCGTGCTGGCACACTCCCGCTGGCGCACGTGCACCTCGAGCGGCCAGGCCTGGCTCCGGTATAGCACGAAGGTGCCGATCTGGAGATTATCATACCTCCTGGGAACAAGGACATGAGGGAAAGGCATGTGGTCTGTGCTTCCTGCACCTTCTTCTACTCTGACGCTACTGTGATGATGCATGAAAAGGAACAGGCTAGTCATTGCAAAGATGGATTTTACCGCACCTGCCGTCAAACGTGATGATGTGTGGATCAGTGAAGGAATAACAGTAACCAGCTGGGATGTCCTTTACGGTTATCTGGTGAAAAAAGaagcacacaaaaatgcacagcaagtaaacaaagaaagagaggcacttctatatacagtatatattacacacacacacacacacacacacacacacacaaagcagtaATGATTGCTTTTTGTCTACCTGCACACTTTGGGGTGTGTATCCATTCCAGAGGAAGTTGCTGCTGACTATAGGTTGGACATAAATCTCAGTGCTTCTGTCTCCATCGGTGATGATGTCGGTCACTGGGCGGTAACGAAGCATCACTCGGCTACACACTCCGTCACGGCAAGGAGATGACACCTGAAACAGTGCCACCTCACAGGCTGACAGAAGCAGGTCAGGACCCAAAGTCTCCTCACCTGAGCACAGAGAAGCCTTTTAGCAACACATGGCTATGGAGGACGATGTCCTAGTGCTGACCAGCCATATGAATTATTTACTTGTTAAAAACTGTATGAATGATGATAAGACTCAGAGAGAAACACTTATAAGAAGTCATAcactgatgaatgaatgaatggataaTTGCATGAATGACCAACTACAAAGTAAATTTACTATAGTTTCCTGGAAGATGCCCATATCTGCAGTACATAGAAACTGATTTAATAAGAATTCTGACATAACAAGAGTTCTTTCAAAAAGATCACTAGGAATAGAAcagaaaaacactgcagttacagTAGATGACGGTAGAccagtgtgtatctgtgtcagTTACAGTAGATGACGGTAGAccagtgtgtatctgtgtcagTTACAGTAGATGACGGTAGAccagtgtgtatctgtgtcagTTACAGTAGATGACGGTAGACCAGTGTATATCTGTACCTTGGCTCCTGGTGCTGAGCTGTAACTGAAGGGAGCATGTGTGTAGAAGGCAGGGCAAGGGAACAGTGCTCTCCACCAGCAGCTCATACTGCTTCCCATCCTCTGAGACAGAGGCGAGCTCAGGCCGTAGCTATGGTCCAAGCACACAACAAAGTTAGGATGTTACATGCTGGGATTTGTAGTCCAACCAGACAACAAAGCGAGGACATTGCATGGTGGGATTTATAGTCCAACTGCACAAGGGATCATGTCAAGGCAGGATGGCCATGAACATACTCGAATCCCTGCAAAGAAGTCGCTGCTCTCCACTGTGACACTTTGCAGGTCTGGAACATCTAGAAAGAAACTGGAGCAACTGCAGTAGatctggagagacagagagagagagagagagagagagagagagagagagagagagaaagagaaagagagagtgagaagaagagagagaaagatgggtGACTGTCACGGGACCCCCCCAAGtatggcctgccgcatgcagggggggttcactcttgtttgtggccacaacCCCGTGagggcacacacctgtacggggttaattgttagtgtttgttaggctatttaaacccctgtctgtgtgtcccctCACTGTTGTTCATTGTTTCTCAGAGTCAGAGCATATgttagtatccatgtttgtctagcctgtgtttatGTCACAATCTTTatcgttagtgttaagtgtgtttatgttcactgttaatgttatgtgtgactGCCACCATTGTCTATTACGTGTTGTGCcattaaatgttttgcaaagtcaagggagtctgtgcgtcctgttccatgccctgcggcactcgggccatcacaGTGACTATGTTCATATATGAGAAATTTGCTTAAATAACACAAGTGCAATTTGtagattattttttatgtaaactGGCAGCTTCAATAAGTTTGCAATGAGTCTCATATGGGTCCacatatataaatgaatgttattaatgttttcACATCATATGGCACATAGAGTGCATTTATGCTACAAACTGTTTTTGCATACTCATATGTAGCCCATTAATACAAAACAAGTCTTTTGACTTTTGAAAACTGACTGCATGAAGTGGTTACCCTGTCTCCAAGACGCAGATTGATCCCATCCAGCTCGATGAGGGCGGAGCTCTGTAAGGTGGTCTCACGTCTGAGCTCCTCCCTGCTGTCGTCTGGGGCCAATCGGTACCAGGTCACAACAAAGCCCAGGGAGCTGTTCCCACTGTTGCCGTCAAACACGCACTTCAGGTACACGTTGCCGCCAGACACCTCTGCCGTGATCTCAGGCAtggaagggggaggggcctgcTTATGTGCTAGAACTTAGAAAGATTATGCAGttatatatttctataattATAGGTTTATGTAGTTTGGCAATTATACAGTGTGTCAATTAAAGCAGATATATTTAATAGTGCTGCAAATTTGAGGCATGCTTCCCAGGTTTGGATGAAGGCCATGAAGAGCGAGAGTAGAAAAGATTGTTTTGGGATATATCAGGGTATATCTAGTTAGATAAAGCAGTAAAGAACCACTCTCTGTGACCATGGCCCTCAAAGGTGATGGTGGAATCGGGGAGATTTGGTCCATGCGAGGGTGGAGGTGAAGTAAAGATTCCACTGGGCCCATCTCACGTTGCCCTcgccaacacacaaacacacatgctgatTTCATTAAGGAAAGGAACATTCCTCAGTCTCATTCTACAGCTGCGTACCTAATTATTTTGGTGCCGGTATGACCGAGACATCCAGGGACAAATGATACCTCAAATGTAAAGCAGGCATACTTCAAAAAGTGTTTCCAAAAGACATTAAATGTGTAAAGTGAATGCACTGAGGCAATGATAATATAGTGTGGAAGTGACACTGGAAGGCGATTATTGTGACTATGATAAAATGACCACAGCGACCatgttgtttggtttgtttaccCTTGCAAGTTCCATCTCTGTTGCTGATTCCTGGATCACAGCTTTGTGGTGTGGTGTCTGACATTTCTTTATGTATGTCAGTGGTGTCCGatatttctgtttgtatgtCAGTGGCGTCTGACATTTCTGTtggataaaaagaaataaatgtgttcaCAACCTTGACCACAGTATTCACGATACCAAGACAGGCATGTTTCTGCTCATGGCTGTGAAGAGTGCGCGTGAACTTGCCCTCAGCGCAGTATGCCATACAGCCCTGCGTTGGCTGCAGCAAGTACACATAGAACCCTCCGCAGTTGCGCACAGACACGGGCAGCCGAAAGAGGCAGCAGTCCTTGCTGGGCCCGTCGAAGAACTGCCAGGTGGCACAAGCCGTTAGCTGCTTAACCTCCAGGGGGAGTGGGAGAGTCTCACCCTCAGCCAGAGAGAGCCAAACTGGAGCTTGAGTTCCACAGTGATTCATCTAGTAAGatcacagaaatgttttctttcaagGCAAGCCATGCTTTGATACTATTGGTACACTGTTACAGGGGCCTCTGAAACTTTCCTGTGAATGTTACAGCAATGACATGTCT includes the following:
- the vwde gene encoding von Willebrand factor D and EGF domain-containing protein isoform X1; the encoded protein is MSDTTPQSCDPGISNRDGTCKVLAHKQAPPPSMPEITAEVSGGNVYLKCVFDGNSGNSSLGFVVTWYRLAPDDSREELRRETTLQSSALIELDGINLRLGDRIYCSCSSFFLDVPDLQSVTVESSDFFAGIRLRPELASVSEDGKQYELLVESTVPLPCLLHTCSLQLQLSTRSQGEETLGPDLLLSACEVALFQVSSPCRDGVCSRVMLRYRPVTDIITDGDRSTEIYVQPIVSSNFLWNGYTPQSVQITVKDIPAGYCYSFTDPHIITFDGRRYDNLQIGTFVLYRSQAWPLEVHVRQRECASTTPHPTSCACGFAARDAGHVVTFDMCDGLAGETKPRLSVRSRGQEKSNMRITESYQGRKVTVSFSSGAFVRADVAEWGMSLSMTAPGSDWGHTEGLCGTFDGQPLNDYHREGGKAVQDSASFINAWRLAPSSSLFDKLPAYESTASMPPYCHCGQEPGLSRPRARPPSSSSSCSHTARLRAPSIIPSLDVTADYISFPDSSLHPDRPSQSAWGADTDTRIVHSVSRHQGHGQSPAFQSLSHSDLESFAYYFPEDHAVSSKPEAPAPTWPTESGLTEAAAQQLCEGALRNSTVGLACRRLLGEVLEHALDMCVADQQLKDEAAWLGATLPLLENECERRLAEEVGSRKETRETLAFLRCPSSCSGNGQCTESGCMCFPGFSTYDCSQASDQTPEISALEPGELCDVRQSLCTNIRVLGQAFTNSRELKCEFMKEKIVDGEWSLGASVMSPALFLSSSVLECQLPAEDIQSAQASPPPVTRWQIKVSNDGYSFSNAKVFTLFDGACQECVLSTAVRCALKNGSCEIDGQCYVKDERSPSSPCLTCRPALSTHTWSVAEKNKPPVFHSEQTKLQTFYGENFVYQFVAADPEGSTVLFTLLSGPREAFLSPAGLLIWKALSSSPVSFGLAVADDCNAERRAVVEVSVRQCDCQHGASCVTNINFPPGSGEYLCSCPDGFEGERCEVDVDDCRPNPCRKGACVDGLNSFTCRCAAGWTGARCEEDIDECLLSPCFPGVACKNTPGSFECAPCPAHLSGDGRSCKALLDVGEDSAVEWRGRVKLTPTKPSRAPAQSPCSRRPCYPGVQCFESRFISVGYICGPCPAGLHGNGQTCASRSASRQTPGTRERDSPDVISSSSRKPAEPPARAERLPSSRMRSSVLDRKASVSSVDQTAEPVAPLGADLQPHEHDPEDVVVGGNRTCAGSICFYGVPCELTPTGHFKCGPCPYGYQGNGITCKALCRYPCGQNMECTLPNTCTCKEGYTGYNCHIAVCRPDCKNRGKCVKPNVCKCPVGYSGPTCEEANCNPPCQNAGSCLARNLCTCPYGYVGPRCEIMVCNRHCENGGVCVSPDVCECKPGWFGPTCNSADCKPVCLNGGTCIKPGVCACPTGFYGSQCQIAVCSPPCKNRGQCMRNNVCSCPEGYTGKRCQKSVCDPMCMNKGKCVGPSTCSCVSGWHGKICNIPVCLQKCKNGGECLGPNTCQCPAGWEGFQCQTPICKSRCLHGGRCVLPNFCHCGPGYSGPTCAIRTRR
- the vwde gene encoding von Willebrand factor D and EGF domain-containing protein isoform X2 translates to MSDTTPQSCDPGISNRDGTCKVLAHKQAPPPSMPEITAEVSGGNVYLKCVFDGNSGNSSLGFVVTWYRLAPDDSREELRRETTLQSSALIELDGINLRLGDRIYCSCSSFFLDVPDLQSVTVESSDFFAGIRLRPELASVSEDGKQYELLVESTVPLPCLLHTCSLQLQLSTRSQGEETLGPDLLLSACEVALFQVSSPCRDGVCSRVMLRYRPVTDIITDGDRSTEIYVQPIVSSNFLWNGYTPQSVQITVKDIPAGYCYSFTDPHIITFDGRRYDNLQIGTFVLYRSQAWPLEVHVRQRECASTTPHPTSCACGFAARDAGHVVTFDMCDGLAGETKPRLSVRSRGQEKSNMRITESYQGRKVTVSFSSGAFVRADVAEWGMSLSMTAPGSDWGHTEGLCGTFDGQPLNDYHREGGKAVQDSASFINAWRLAPSSSLFDKLPAYESTASMPPYCHCGQEPGLSRPRARPPSSSSSCSHTARLRAPSIIPSLDVTADYISFPDSSLHPDRPSQSAWGADTDTRIVHSVSRHQGHGQSPAFQSLSHSDLESFAYYFPEDHAVSSKPEAPAPTWPTESGLTEAAAQQLCEGALRNSTVGLACRRLLGEVLEHALDMCVADQQLKDEAAWLGATLPLLENECERRLAEEVGSRKETRETLAFLRCPSSCSGNGQCTESGCMCFPGFSTYDCSQASDQTPEISALEPGELCDVRQSLCTNIRVLGQAFTNSRELKCEFMKEKIVDGEWSLGASVMSPALFLSSSVLECQLPAEDIQSAQASPPPVTRWQIKVSNDGYSFSNAKVFTLFDGACQECVLSTAVRCALKNGSCEIDGQCYVKDERSPSSPCLTCRPALSTHTWSVAEKNKPPVFHSEQTKLQTFYGENFVYQFVAADPEGSTVLFTLLSGPREAFLSPAGLLIWKALSSSPVSFGLAVADDCNAERRAVVEVSVRQCDCQHGASCVTNINFPPGSGEYLCSCPDGFEGERCEVDVDDCRPNPCRKGACVDGLNSFTCRCAAGWTGARCEEDIDECLLSPCFPGVACKNTPGSFECAPCPAHLSGDGRSCKALLDVGEDSAVEWRGRVKLTPTKPSRAPAQSPCSRRPCYPGVQCFESRFISVGYICGPCPAGLHGNGQTCASRSASRQTPGTRERDSPDVISSSSRKPAEPPARAERLPSSRMRSSVLDRKASVSSVDQTAEPVAPLGADLQPHEHDPEDVVVGGNRTCAGSICFYGVPCELTPTGHFKCGPCPYGYQGNGITCKAVCRPDCKNRGKCVKPNVCKCPVGYSGPTCEEANCNPPCQNAGSCLARNLCTCPYGYVGPRCEIMVCNRHCENGGVCVSPDVCECKPGWFGPTCNSADCKPVCLNGGTCIKPGVCACPTGFYGSQCQIAVCSPPCKNRGQCMRNNVCSCPEGYTGKRCQKSVCDPMCMNKGKCVGPSTCSCVSGWHGKICNIPVCLQKCKNGGECLGPNTCQCPAGWEGFQCQTPICKSRCLHGGRCVLPNFCHCGPGYSGPTCAIRTRR